GTGCTCTACTTTCACGGGGGCGGCTGGCGTGGCGGAGAGCGCGGCTACGCCCGCGCCTGGGCCGACTTCCTCACCGCGCGGGGATATGCGCTCATCTCCTTCGACTACCGGCTCTTTCCTCCTGCCACCGGACTGAAGGCCCCAGGGGACGTCAAGTGTGGCATCCGCTGGGTCAAGGATCACGCGGCCACCTACGGTATCGACCCGGACCGGCTCGTCCTCTTCGGAGAGTCCGCAGGCGGGCACCTCGCGAGCCTGGCGGGGTACACCGAGGGAGATGCTCGCCTTCCGTCCTCCTGCGCCCCCGGGGACACGTCGGTGGCGGCCATCATCAGCTTCTACGCGCCCAGCGACCTGGTGGCCTACGCCGCGAGCGCCCCTGCTCCGCTCGTGGGCTTCACGGGTGTGCCGCAGGAAGGCCACCGCGAGCTGTATGAGCTGCTCTCCCCCATCAACCACGTCGGGCCACGTTCCCCTCCCACACTCCTGCTCCATGGCGGGGCCGACAGCGTCGTTCCGCTCGACGCCTCGCAAGCGATGGCCGCTCGACTGGCCCAGGCTGGCGTTCCCCATACCCTGTTCACGCTGCCGTACGCGGAGCACGGCTTCGACATCTGGGATGGCGGCTTCGGCCGTCAGCTCGCCCGGGCGCAGGTGGGGCGGTTCCTCCAGCAGCACGCGCCCGTCAATTGAGGGCGTTCCCTCGCGCTGCAATCAGATAGCGTTCCCCTCATCCTTCGGGCCACGCGTTACGAGGGTCCTGCCTCTCGTCCAATGTGTATACATAGGCGGCGTCAGGGCCCTGCAATGGGGCGCCGGAGGCGCAGGCCGCCTGATGGTCATGCGACGACCGAGGACGCGCTCATGGCTGAAATCGTAGCGCAGCGAACCGATGTGGTGACTGCGCCTATCCAAGGTAGCGGCGCAGACGCAGCGACCGAACACCACAAATGCCTCCTCTCGAATGGATGAGACAGGCCGGGCGGCACCGTTGCATTGAATCGTCGGCAAAAATCGCGGTCCGGGACGCATGGCTCGGGGCGCCCTACGCCGGGCACGACATCACGAGCAAGCGAGGCTTTTTAGTCGACAAATGAGCCGTGAATAATCCACCCTGAGGTGCGTCCAGGTGGGCCAGTCGGTGAATGACTCCCCGCGCCCCAACGCGGCCCACCGGCTTCTCATATAGAAAGAAAAAGTTCGATGAACTCGATTGCTCGCGCAGTGCTTGCCTCATCCATGTTCGCCGCTTCCTCCGCCTTCGCCCAGGACGTCGAGATGAACATCCATGCCGATGACATTGGCATGCCGTCGACCAGCATTTCCGTGGAGGGCATGTCCCCGGATGGCAACGCAGCGGGCGTCAACATGGAGATTCGTGGTGGCGGCGCTCGCATGGAGGTGAACGTGTCGGGAACCGGAACTCCGCCGCCGTCGGGGCGACATGAGCGCAGAGAGCGCCGTGAGTATCGCGAGGAAGTCGCGCCGCGCGAGACGCCCGTCCGACATGTGCGGCACCACTCCGAGCCCGCGTTCCGTGACTGTGGGACGAACCAGGACCCGGGCTGCACCATGCAGCGCAACGGCCATTTCGCAATGGACGCGGAGACCTTCCACGGCTTCATGCAGTCCCTCAAGAGCACTCGCAACGAGCTGACGCGGGAGGACATGGTGGAGAAGGTGATGACGCGGGCCTTCCTCACCGCGAAGCAGTTCGGCCTCGTCCTGGACCTGTTCCAGAACGAAATCACCCGCCTGGACGTGGCGAAGACGGCCGCGCCCCGCGTGGTGAACCCGCAGCACGCGCTGGGGTTCTCGTCCAAGTGGAGGAACTCCATCTCTGCTGACGAGTACGTGGAGATCATCACCGAGCAGTAATCCACGGGATGTCGTTCCAGCAGCCACCGCGCACCGACGTATCCCCGCCTGCCCTGCCCCTGCGGTCCGCTTCGCTGGCCGCGGCTCAGGGGCCCGCGAAGCTGGCGGGGTGTTGTGCCACAAGCAGTCGCGTTCCCCCCCTTGATGGATGGATGAGCCGCCTGGGCGGGCCGGCTCCCAGGAGCAGTGACGTGCTCGACTGCGGCTCAGTAGTAGTCGCGCAGGGTGAGCCGACGCTTGCTGCCGTCTTTCAAAGTGAGCATCACCGTCTGACCTGCTGCGCGATATCGCCAACGCGCGAGTTCCGTGCCCGCGTAATCGGGGCCAATGGGCTTGCCATCAATGGCAATGATTTCGTCCCCCTCCTTCCAACCCGAGCCGGCGGCGGGGCTCCCAGGGGCCACCAACTTCACCACGAGCCGCCCCTCCGCGGGGAGGGCAATCAGGCCGGACCGGTCCTTGCGGAAGGGCTGACGCAGCGCGCGGGCATCAGGGACCAGCATCAGCGTGTCCGTCGCATAGTCCGTTATCATCCGGAAGCGTCCGAGGACGGCGAGCCCCAGGTTGCCGAGGAGCCGGTCCGAGGCGGAGATACTCTTGCCCGCGTCGTCGAACACCGTGGGCACGTCCTTCAGGGTGATGCCCGCCAGTTGAATGTCCTTCAGCGTCGCTACATCGCGCTCCCGGAGTCCGCCCACGGCTCCGGACAGCGTCCTGGAGCTGCGCCTTTCCGTGAGCAGCCCGGCTTGCTGCCAGTAGGCGGGGAAGAGCGAAAGTGCTCCGCCATTGCCCACGTCGAAGAGCACCGGAATGGGGGGACGGCCCTCAATGGAGATCTGGACGGCGCGCTGCCCGCCCGCGGATTCGACCAGCGGGAGCCGAACCGCTCGCGGCGGAGCCTTGAAGCGGGACGCATCATGGAAGGCGACGCGCCGGTTGGGGAAGTCCACGTCCACGACGAGTTGGTTGAAGGACTCCTTGCCCAGGACGACGGGCAGCGGGTGGCCTATCAACCGCGCGACCTCGGACAGGTTGATGACGGCGACCGTCAGCCCCGTCAGTCGCAGGTTGCCCAAGGTGATGTCCACGCCGCCCGCGAGCTGGGCCTGTGCATGTCCTCCGCTGCCGACCGCCGCGAGCTGCCCCTGCGTCTTCAGCCCCAGTTCACGCGCATAGGCCGTGTCGACCACCGTCATCTCGGCGCCGCTGTCCAGAAGCACCTGCGTCGCCTGGCCATTCACCCGCGCTGGGATGTAGACGCGGTTCTCGTCGAAGAACTCGAAGGGGATGAAGCCGGTGCTGTGGTGACCTTTCGCGAAGATCGCCTTGCGGACGTCCTGGGGGCGTTCGAAGACCGCGGATGGAATGGGGACGTTCAGCTCCAGCGCCTCCACCACCGTTCGTGAGTCGGAGTCCGGGTTGTCGGTGAGCACCTCCTCCAGGAAGGGGATTCGCACGCCCTGGACCTGACGCCAGTCTCCCAGTCGCACGAAGCGGGTGACGTTGTCCTCGCGGATGCGCAGACCGTGGAGGGCTCCGTCGGCCTCATTGAGGAACAAGTCGTAGAGGTCTTCATCGCCAAAGGTGACGCGCACCACCTTCCAGGCGCGGCCGTCGCGCTCCGCGTCGGGCTGCAGCGCGAGCGTCGCGCCGGCGCTCCCCCGCAGCGCCGCCCCGAAGTCGAGCGCCACCTGGTGCCGGACATCGCGCGCGTCGGTGGGCGATGCATCTTCGACCTGTCCGCTGGCGTTCAGCTTCCATCCACCATCCGGGGTGATGGTCATCGACTGACGCATCACTCCGTAGTCCACATCCCGGCGTGCCCTCCCGTCCCGGTGGCTCCAGTACTCCATCGGGCCCTGGAGTCCACCTGTCACGGACTTCCCTGTCGCATGGATGCTCTCCAACTGCGTGAAGGCGTCCCCGCCACGCCACGCGAGGTGGCGTGCGAGGAGCGGTTGCAGCGCCTCTGCCCCGGCTTCAGAGGGGCCAAACAGGAGGGGCAGGGTCAGCAGAACCGCGATGAGGGCTCTCATGGGGTGTCTCCGCGCTTGGAAGAGGAACGGGGCTGTCGCCCGACGAGCTGGCGCAACCCCGGAGGGCTCGAGTTGATGAGGGAGAAGGACCGCGCCATCCGCGCGCGCGCGGACGGAGGAGCGCTCAGCTGGATCTCCGCGGCCAGCCCACTGTGTTGCAGACACGAGAGATAGACGCTGTCACTCCAGATGGCCTGCTTGACGCCGGTGCCATCCGGCGTGAGCAGCGCCACCAGGAACTCGCGGGCATCCACCACGAGCGTCAGTTGCGCGCCCGGCCAGCGCTCCCGAACGAAGTCCGCGCTGGACGAGCGCACGGAGGCGAAGGGAGCCTTGGGGGGTTCGTCATAGACAAGCCCCACGACGGACACGCGCCTGGCGCTCGCCTCCGTGAGCGCCGGGGCGAGGGCCGCGAGGGGTGGCGGGAAGAGGTCGAAGAGCAGTCGCTCGGTGGCGCCGGCAATCATCGCCCGCGCGCGCTCCATCACCTGTGCGTGGCTCTTGAGGTGGTAGATGCGGTCGTCTTGCACCGGGGCGTGGAGCTTGCGCAGCGCGTCCGCGGCCTCGCGCCTGCGCGTGTCGAAGCCACGCTGGAGCGCCGTGAGCACTTCGTCCGGAGGAACGGGCCGGAAGGAGCGGGGCTCGCCCTCCTCGACGAGTACCGCCCCCTTGTGTTCGAGCGAGGCGAGCGCCTGGTAGATGCTCGGAGGCGCCTTCCCCAGCGCCTGCGCGAGCCGGTATCCGGTGGCGGGCGCCCCCTTGAGCAGCTCGCAGTACACCCGCGCCTCCACCTCCGTGAACCCAAGGGCCACGAGCCCTTCATCCGCGTCCATGGAGGGAGTGTTATTACTGGCTGGTAATAATGGTCAAGTGACAGAGGGTACGGGCATGAACCGTCGCGCCAGGCGGCCTCTCCAGCGGCCCTTTCCCCCCCTTGCACCACCCTGCCCCTCGAAAAGGGAAAAGCCCGGCAACCCTTCGCGGGTGCCGGGCTCTTCACACCGCGCTCGCGGCTCCGAAAGGCCTAGCAGGTCTTCTTGTAGAGCGCGAGGCAGTTGTCGACGAACTGCTTGGTTGTGCACTTGCCGTTCTGCTTACAGGTCGCCCAGTCGTTGTAGCGAGGGTCCTTGCAGTACAGGAGTGTGACCCAACAGTTCGGCCCCATTGCGGAGACCTCACCGTCCGCGTCACCCATCGACGCCAGCGGCTCCTCTTCCGATGTCAGAGGGCTGTAGTCGAGGTTGATGCTCTCACCGGACTCGGTCGTCACCGTCTCCACGGTGTCCGTCGGCGCATCATCCGCGCCCACACCACAGCCCACGGCAGGAACCACGGCCAGCATGAACCCCAGGAGTAGCTTCTTCATTGTTGTTCTTTCTTCCTCAGAAATCGAAACGCCTGAGGAGGGCGTTGCCATGTGAACGCGTCCCGTCCACACCCACCACCCTACAACGAAGACAAGCCAGACCCATAGCCGCAAAACCCTAATTGACCCCAATTGCACAAATTCAAGAACTCAAATGTCAACCACAGACATCGCCCTGCTTGGGCACCAACGCGTGCGCGCGCCTTGATGTCTGGAGGCCATCACGGCCTCTCGAACCCATCACCGCCTGCACCACCAGGTGCACCCAATGCCTATCATCCTCGGACAGGGATTCCATCCCTCCTGCAAGGAATGCCAGGTCCGCCCCCCCGAAATGCTGTGTAACCACGGCAAGGAATGCGCCTGAACCATGGACGAACTCCTTGCATTGCTCGGGCGCTACGCTCCCGGCCACAGCGGTCAAATCGAAGGCTACCTGGGCTTTCTCGTGGACGAATTGGAGGACGTCTTCGGTCGTCCGCTCACAGCCGACTACCGTCACTTCGCCGAGGTCTTCGGGTCGCGTGAAAGGCCGCTCCGGGCCCATTGGCATGCAGCGCCCCGAGGAACTGAAGCGTTTCCAAATGCTCCTCGAGGACTACACGGACCTGGGAACGTCCCTGTTCTAATCAAGGGCACGGTGGTCCCTCCCACTTCGTCTCCCTGTAAGCGGCGACCAGGGAGGGCAAGAGCGCTACCGACAAGGCGGAAGCAGGCGTGCCATACACGACCTCAGTGGCATCATGCCCAGCGCGACGACACCGCGCGCGATACCAGTGCCGCTCCCGCCCCCCGAGCGGTAGAGCCGCGACACGCGGGACCGGACACCAGCGGGCCCCGTCCGCCTCGGCCCCAATCCAATCCGCCCCCCTTCCAGTGCAGGAGTTCCGGCGCATCAGATGAACCCTTCACGCGGCATCTACCTTGACGCTCACCGCAGCCGCCACCGGCGCCCCTTCCCCCTGTGGCGGAGCGCCGGACGGCCAGAGCCGCTACTGC
This region of Myxococcus xanthus genomic DNA includes:
- a CDS encoding TrmB family transcriptional regulator translates to MDADEGLVALGFTEVEARVYCELLKGAPATGYRLAQALGKAPPSIYQALASLEHKGAVLVEEGEPRSFRPVPPDEVLTALQRGFDTRRREAADALRKLHAPVQDDRIYHLKSHAQVMERARAMIAGATERLLFDLFPPPLAALAPALTEASARRVSVVGLVYDEPPKAPFASVRSSSADFVRERWPGAQLTLVVDAREFLVALLTPDGTGVKQAIWSDSVYLSCLQHSGLAAEIQLSAPPSARARMARSFSLINSSPPGLRQLVGRQPRSSSKRGDTP
- a CDS encoding aspartyl protease family protein, whose product is MRALIAVLLTLPLLFGPSEAGAEALQPLLARHLAWRGGDAFTQLESIHATGKSVTGGLQGPMEYWSHRDGRARRDVDYGVMRQSMTITPDGGWKLNASGQVEDASPTDARDVRHQVALDFGAALRGSAGATLALQPDAERDGRAWKVVRVTFGDEDLYDLFLNEADGALHGLRIREDNVTRFVRLGDWRQVQGVRIPFLEEVLTDNPDSDSRTVVEALELNVPIPSAVFERPQDVRKAIFAKGHHSTGFIPFEFFDENRVYIPARVNGQATQVLLDSGAEMTVVDTAYARELGLKTQGQLAAVGSGGHAQAQLAGGVDITLGNLRLTGLTVAVINLSEVARLIGHPLPVVLGKESFNQLVVDVDFPNRRVAFHDASRFKAPPRAVRLPLVESAGGQRAVQISIEGRPPIPVLFDVGNGGALSLFPAYWQQAGLLTERRSSRTLSGAVGGLRERDVATLKDIQLAGITLKDVPTVFDDAGKSISASDRLLGNLGLAVLGRFRMITDYATDTLMLVPDARALRQPFRKDRSGLIALPAEGRLVVKLVAPGSPAAGSGWKEGDEIIAIDGKPIGPDYAGTELARWRYRAAGQTVMLTLKDGSKRRLTLRDYY
- a CDS encoding alpha/beta hydrolase fold domain-containing protein, whose protein sequence is MPTLLAILHIVGCVLLAAVFFAPAGVPTLVHLLKGIVREYSLAMLLPALLTALVAVWISHVDVWRWLRWGTAACALLVGILAVWPAASAWRMARAADTPLRLREYFRPLVGARPLPSHTVRFAVVEGHDLHADVFLPDASATRARPAVLYFHGGGWRGGERGYARAWADFLTARGYALISFDYRLFPPATGLKAPGDVKCGIRWVKDHAATYGIDPDRLVLFGESAGGHLASLAGYTEGDARLPSSCAPGDTSVAAIISFYAPSDLVAYAASAPAPLVGFTGVPQEGHRELYELLSPINHVGPRSPPTLLLHGGADSVVPLDASQAMAARLAQAGVPHTLFTLPYAEHGFDIWDGGFGRQLARAQVGRFLQQHAPVN
- a CDS encoding DUF4476 domain-containing protein, with product MFAASSAFAQDVEMNIHADDIGMPSTSISVEGMSPDGNAAGVNMEIRGGGARMEVNVSGTGTPPPSGRHERRERREYREEVAPRETPVRHVRHHSEPAFRDCGTNQDPGCTMQRNGHFAMDAETFHGFMQSLKSTRNELTREDMVEKVMTRAFLTAKQFGLVLDLFQNEITRLDVAKTAAPRVVNPQHALGFSSKWRNSISADEYVEIITEQ